A genomic segment from Asterias amurensis chromosome 6, ASM3211899v1 encodes:
- the LOC139938913 gene encoding sodium-dependent dopamine transporter-like, translating into MRTDSAVTTTSNNPKFYGINMNSNAQGKLLKVSVEGGELAPGRRSDGARPTWGGKADFLLSIIGFCVDLANVWRFPYMCYKNGGGAFLIPYTIMLIICGIPLFYLELALGQYNQTGAITVWDKVCPLFKGVGWCVVLIAFFVDFYYNVIISWALYYFFASFTTVLPWSTCDHDWNTMYCFAPIDGPQFDVEVNVTAEDGTNGTIIINRTTSAATEYYERGVLQMDQSGGVENMGKVVWQLMLCLFTVYLICYFSMWKGIKGSGKVVWFTATFPYVVLFCLLIRGVTLEGADVGIKYYVIPVFSKLLNAQVWVDAATQICFSLGPGFGTMLAYSSYNKFNNNIYRDALITSIINCATSFLAGFVVFSVLGYMSVRNKVHIDKVATEGPGLVFVTYPEALATMPGAPIWSIIFFLMLITLGLDSSFGGSEAIMTALSDQFPRIVKDHREIFMAFLFSFYFLVGLAFTSQGGAYLVFLFDSFAASYSILLAVFFEAIAISWFYGMQLPPTKRISQDIKAMLGYYPGMYWRVCWSFVCPAFVMCCSVFGLANYKYPTYDEYTYPPWAIGLGWMVAAASVILIPLTAIYKIASTPGSLYERFRVNLQTPPQYPTDMEVGNHYPCQLNGVPMDTKPVTHV; encoded by the exons CACAGGGCAAGTTATTGAAAGTAAGCGTGGAGGGCGGTGAGCTTGCTCCTGGGAGAAGAAGCGATGGCGCCCGTCCAACCTGGGGCGGTAAAGCGGACTTTCTGCTCTCCATCATCGGGTTCTGCGTGGACTTGGCCAACGTGTGGCGGTTTCCCTACATGTGCTACAAGAACGGAGGAG GGGCGTTCCTCATCCCATACACGATAATGCTCATCATCTGTGGTATCCCACTCTTCTACCTGGAGCTGGCCCTGGGCCAGTACAATCAGACAGGCGCCATCACCGTCTGGGATAAAGTCTGTCCACTATTTAAAG GGGTTGGATGGTGCGTGGTCCTGATCGCGTTCTTTGTGGACTTCTACTACAACGTCATCATCTCATGGGCTCTCTACTACTTCTTTGCCTCCTTCACCACCGTCTTACCGTGGAGTACCTGTGACCATGACTGGAACACCATGTACTGTTTCGCACCCATTGACGGGCCGCAGTTTGACGTGGAAGTCAATGTTACCGCTGAAGATGGGACAAACGGGACCATCATTATCAATAGGACCACCTCAGCAGCCACGGAATACTATGA GCGTGGTGTGCTGCAGATGGACCAGAGTGGTGGAGTGGAAAACATGGGTAAAGTGGTCTGGCAGTTGATGCTGTGTCTCTTCACGGTTTATTTGATCTGTTACTTCAGCATGTGGAAGGGAATCAAAGGTTCAGGAAAG GTGGTATGGTTCACAGCTACATTCCCGTACGTTGTGCTGTTCTGTCTTCTGATACGTGGGGTTACACTCGAAGGAGCGGATGTTGGTATCAAGTATTACGTCATCCCGGTGTTTTCCAAGCTTCTCAATGCTCAG GTGTGGGTTGATGCAGCCACACAGATATGCTTTTCTCTTGGGCCTGGGTTCGGCACTATGTTGGCTTATTCCAGTTACAATAAGTTCAATAATAACATATACAG GGATGCTCTGATCACAAGTATCATCAACTGCGCTACGAGCTTTCTGGCAGGCTTCGTAGTCTTCTCTGTGCTCGGTTACATGTCAGTACGCAACAAAGTCCACATTGACAAAGTCGCCACTGAAG GACCCGGGCTGGTGTTTGTGACGTACCCAGAAGCACTCGCAACGATGCCTGGAGCGCCGATATGGTCCATCATTTTCTTTCTGATGCTGATTACATTGGGCTTAGACAGCTCG TTCGGGGGTTCGGAGGCCATTATGACGGCTCTTTCTGATCAGTTTCCACGCATCGTCAAAGACCACCGGGAAATTTTCATGGCTTTTCTTTTCTCGTTCTACTTCCTCGTGGGGCTTGCCTTCACGTCGCAG GGTGGGGCATATTTGGTGTTCCTCTTTGACAGCTTTGCTGCCTCGTACTCCATCTTGCTGGCTGTGTTCTTTGAAGCCATTGCCATTTCTTGGTTTTACG GGATGCAGCTGCCGCCAACAAAGAGGATAAGTCAAGATATCAAGGCAATGCTCGGATACTACCCAGGAATGTACTGGCGTGTGTGCTGGTCATTTGTATGTCCGGCATTCGTTATG TGCTGTAGTGTGTTTGGATTAGCCAATTACAAGTACCCCACCTACGACGAATACACGTACCCACCGTGGGCCATTGGGCTGGGATGGATGGTCGCAGCTGCGTCTGTTATATTAATTCCGCTTACTGCAATCTACAAGATTGCCTCAACACCCGGTTCCCTTTATGAG CGGTTTAGAGTGAACCTACAAACCCCACCTCAGTACCCAACCGACATGGAGGTCGGTAACCATTACCCCTGTCAACTCAACGGTGTACCAATGGACACCAAACCGGTCACGCACGTTTAA
- the LOC139938503 gene encoding uncharacterized protein has product MATGGITVESFLGKISRDHLECAVCADNFKNPKVLDCLHTFCLKCLREMRIRQDPENKKLICPICRKETHLEKIEIDDLPHNFTLDALVDELYVHQKLLGTTPSRVTCQSCEEEDQTAVSRCMDCDHFLCQDCHRAHGRLAALRSHTTYTLDQFRSGEIVYKSKLREHIPKCQKHLDQSLSIYCNTCEQMTCTTCSVLNHGQHALVGIPEAYDSFKQQVTDLVSKVKNNIKELQDAKDTANMLQKKLDTSFAETKKKISQKADDVVAKIKEEQQKLTQETEKIYKERSETINTSAAQNSNEADHSEQKLADVCSLMAETNRYEVLDLKQKVLFNLRKLTEKTTTVAPEPLSMFDYKEEEDSFGKLVLKDQTNIVPMPRGPLLNQSTTTKDKQLLEILKHSSVSVKKGQWLLKTELPNKFSNANCVGVFSNNKIVALDNGNNRLATFFPLRSSARQFQAIDNVHLDGLTVNRDNKLIALQSPFVKVYGDDLCVKFTPGNGSNAKPVGIAVSKDNIIAVSFEDREEISLHKLDGTFIKLLTAPDVGRYLTFYNNQVIYTTSSSSSFNCLLSIDCSTGTRVLGVCFVDDDSDINPTDVCCDLDGTFYVSWKGYTGEIRHYRYKSDGKTLECNTVIRGCGSARNILITPGGELVVAAGNTVKIYHRVETDD; this is encoded by the coding sequence ATGGCAACCGGTGGTATCACAGTTGAATCATTTCTGGGGAAGATCAGCAGGGATCATCTTGAATGTGCAGTTTGTGCAGACAACTTTAAGAATCCTAAAGTTCTGGACTGTCTGCACACATTTTGTCTCAAATGCCTCCGCGAGATGAGAATACGGCAAGATCCTGAAAACAAGAAGCTCATCTGTCCGATATGTAGAAAAGAAACCCATTTGGAGAAGATCGAAATAGATGATCTGCCTCATAATTTCACTCTAGATGCTTTGGTGGATGAGCTATATGTACATCAGAAGCTTCTGGGGACCACACCCTCACGTGTCACGTGTCAGTCATGTGAGGAAGAAGATCAGACAGCCGTTTCAAGATGTATGGATTGTGATCACTTTCTTTGTCAGGATTGCCATCGAGCTCATGGCCGGTTGGCAGCTTTGAGATCTCACACGACCTACACACTTGATCAGTTTCGTTCTGGAGAGATCGTATACAAAAGTAAATTGAGAGAACACATTCCAAAATGCCAGAAGCACTTAGACCAGAGTCTAAGCATTTACTGCAATACCTGTGAGCAGATGACATGCACTACCTGTAGTGTACTAAATCATGGGCAACATGCCCTCGTTGGCATACCCGAAGCATATGACAGCTTCAAACAACAGGTGACAGATCTGGTTTCAAAGGtgaaaaataatatcaaagagCTCCAGGATGCCAAAGACACAGCAAACATGTTGCAGAAGAAGTTGGACACATCATTTGCTGAAACTAAGAAGAAGATTTCCCAAAAGGCCGACGATGTGGTTGCAAAGATCAAAGAGGAACAGCAGAAGTTGACGCAAGAGACAGAGAAGATTTACAAAGAAAGGTCCGAGACAATTAACACTTCTGCCGCTCAAAACAGCAACGAAGCAGACCACTCGGAGCAGAAGCTAGCTGATGTGTGCAGTCTAATGGCTGAAACAAACCGCTACGAGGTGCTTGACCTCAAGCAGAAAGTATTGTTTAATCTCAGAAAACTAACAGAGAAAACGACAACAGTGGCACCTGAACCCTTGTCAATGTTTGATTATAAGGAAGAAGAAGATTCCTTTGGGAAATTGGTATTGAAAGACCAAACGAACATTGTGCCTATGCCTCGGGGTCCGCTCTTAAACCAATCCACTACAACTAAAGACAAGCAACTATTAGAAATCCTGAAACACTCGTCTGTAAGTGTCAAGAAGGGGCAGTGGTTATTAAAAACAGAATTGCCGAACAAGTTTTCCAACGCAAACTGTGTTGGAGttttttcaaacaataaaattgtCGCTCTTGATAACGGTAACAACAGACTAGCAACCTTTTTTCCCTTGCGTAGCAGCGCGCGTCAATTCCAAGCCATAGATAACGTACATTTGGATGGACTAACAGTGAACAGAGATAACAAGCTCATTGCCCTGCAAAGTCCGTTTGTGAAAGTGTATGGTGATGATTTGTGTGTTAAGTTCACACCAGGTAATGGATCAAACGCCAAACCAGTAGGTATTGCAGTAAGTAAAGATAACATAATAGCGGTGAGCTTCGAAGACAGAGAGGAGATCTCTTTGCACAAACTTGATGGCACCTTCATCAAACTACTAACGGCTCCAGACGTTGGTAGATATTTGACTTTCTACAACAACCAAGTTATTTacacaacatcatcatcatcttctttTAATTGCCTACTATCAATAGACTGCTCCACCGGCACAAGGGTGTTAGGAGTTTGCTTTGTCGACGACGATAGCGATATAAACCCTACTGATGTGTGTTGTGACCTTGATGGGACTTTCTACGTTTCATGGAAGGGATACACGGGTGAGATTCGCCACTACCGTTACAAAAGTGATGGTAAAACTCTTGAGTGCAATACAGTAATCAGAGGGTGTGGTAGCGCGCGAAATATTCTCATCACACCCGGTGGTGAGTTAGTGGTAGCTGCGGGAAACACGGTTAAAATTTATCATCGTGTGGAGACAGACGACTAG
- the LOC139938862 gene encoding uncharacterized protein, translating to MATGGITVESFLGKISRDHLECAVCSDNFKNPKVLDCLHTFCLKCLREMRTRQHPENKKLICPICRKETNLEKIEVDDLPHNFTLDALVDELYVHQKLLGTEPSRVTCQSCEEEDLTAVSRCVDCDHFLCQDCKHAHGRLAVTRSHTTYSLDQYRSGEIVYKSKLREHIPKCQKHLDQSLTIYCNTCEQMTCTTCSVLNHGQHALVIIPEAYDSFKQQVTDLVSKVKNNIKELQDAKDTANMLQMKLDTSFAETKKKISQRADDVVAKVKEEEQKLTQESEKIYKERSETFNTSAVKNSNEADHSEQKLADVCSLMAETNRYEVLDLKQKVLFNLKELTEKTTTVAPEPLSMFDYKEEEDSFGKLVLKDQTNIVGPLLNQSTTTKDKQLLEILKHSSVSVKKGQWELKTELQNKFSNANCVGVFSNNKIVALDNGNNRLATFLPLRSSARQFQGIDNVHFEGLTVNRDNKLIALQSPYVKVYGDDLCVKFTPGNGLNAKPEGIAVSKDNIIAVSFEDRAEISLHKLDGTFIKLLQAPGVGRYLTFYNNQVIYTTSSIGNGLMSIDCSTGTKVLSVCLADADSVMKPTGVCCDLDGSFYVSWKGYTGAIRHYWYQSDGIARGCNTVIRGCGSARNILITPGGELVVAAGNTVKIYHRVETDD from the coding sequence ATGGCAACCGGTGGTATCACAGTTGAATCATTTCTGGGGAAGATCAGCAGGGATCATCTTGAATGTGCAGTCTGTTCAGACAACTTTAAGAATCCTAAAGTTCTGGACTGTCTGCACACATTTTGTCTCAAATGCCTCCGCGAGATGAGAACACGGCAACATCCTGAAAACAAGAAGCTCATCTGTCCGATATGTAGAAAAGAAACCAATTTGGAGAAGATCGAAGTAGATGATCTGCCTCATAATTTCACTCTAGATGCTTTGGTGGATGAGCTTTATGTACACCAGAAGCTTCTGGGGACTGAACCATCGCGTGTCACGTGTCAGTCATGTGAGGAAGAAGATCTGACAGCCGTTTCAAGATGTGTGGATTGTGACCACTTTCTATGCCAAGACTGCAAACATGCTCATGGTCGTTTAGCCGTTACGAGATCTCACACTACCTACTCACTTGATCAGTATCGTTCTGGAGAGATCGTCTACAAAAGTAAATTGAGAGAACACATTCCAAAATGCCAGAAGCACTTAGACCAGAGTCTAACCATTTACTGCAATACCTGTGAGCAGATGACATGCACTACCTGTAGTGTACTAAATCATGGGCAACATGCCCTCGTTATCATACCCGAAGCCTATGACAGCTTCAAACAACAGGTGACAGATCTGGTTTCAAAGGtgaaaaataatatcaaagagCTCCAGGATGCTAAAGACACAGCAAACATGTTGCAGATGAAGTTGGACACATCATTTGCTGAAACTAAGAAGAAGATTTCCCAAAGAGCCGACGATGTGGTTGCAAAGGTCAAAGAGGAGGAGCAGAAGTTGACACAAGAGTCAGAGAAGATTTACAAAGAAAGGTCCGAGACATTTAACACTTCTGCCGTTAAAAACAGCAACGAAGCAGACCACTCGGAGCAGAAGCTAGCTGATGTGTGCAGTCTAATGGCTGAAACAAACCGCTACGAGGTGCTAGACCTCAAGCAGAAAGTATTGTTTAATCTCAAAGAACTAACAGAGAAAACGACAACAGTGGCACCTGAACCCTTGTCAATGTTTGATTATAAGGAAGAAGAAGATTCCTTTGGGAAATTGGTATTGAAAGACCAAACGAACATTGTGGGTCCGCTCTTAAACCAATCGACTACAACTAAAGACAAGCAACTATTAGAAATCCTGAAACACTCGTCTGTAAGTGTCAAGAAGGGGCAGTGGGAACTAAAAACAGAATTGCAGAACAAATTTTCCAATGCAAACTGTGTTGGAGttttttcaaacaataaaattgtCGCTCTTGATAACGGTAACAACAGACTAGCAACCTTTCTTCCCTTGCGTAGCAGCGCGCGTCAATTCCAAGGCATAGATAACGTACATTTCGAGGGACTAACAGTGAACAGAGATAACAAGCTCATTGCCCTGCAAAGTCCGTATGTGAAAGTGTATGGTGATGATTTGTGTGTTAAGTTCACACCAGGTAATGGATTGAACGCCAAACCAGAAGGTATTGCAGTAAGTAAAGATAACATAATAGCAGTGAGCTTCGAAGACAGAGCGGAGATCTCTTTGCACAAACTTGATGGCACATTCATCAAACTACTGCAGGCTCCCGGCGTTGGCAGATATTTGACTTTCTACAACAACCAAGTTATTTACACCACCTCATCTATTGGTAATGGACTAATGTCAATAGACTGCTCCACCGGCACAAAGGTGTTATCAGTTTGCCTTGCCGACGCCGACAGCGTCATGAAACCTACTGGCGTGTGTTGTGACCTTGATGGGAGTTTCTACGTTTCATGGAAGGGATACACGGGTGCGATTCGCCACTACTGGTACCAAAGCGATGGTATAGCCCGTGGATGCAATACAGTAATCAGAGGGTGTGGTAGCGCGCGAAATATTCTCATCACACCCGGTGGTGAGTTAGTGGTAGCTGCGGGAAACACGGTTAAAATTTATCATCGTGTGGAGACAGACGACTAG
- the LOC139938861 gene encoding uncharacterized protein, whose protein sequence is MATGGITVESVCGKISSDHLECAVCSDNFKNPKVLDCLHTFCLKCLREMRTRQDPKNKKLICPVCKKETNLEKIEVEDLPHNFTLDALVDELYVHQKLLGTEPSQVTCQSCEEEDQTAVSRCMDCDHFLCQDCQQAHGRLAVTRSHTTYTLDQFRSGEIVYKSKLREHIPKCQKHVDQSLSIYCSTCEQMTCTTCSVLNHRQHALVIIPEAYDSFKQQVADLVSKVKNKIKELQDAKDTANMLQKKLDTSFAETTKRISQKANDVVAKLIDEEKKLTQETEKIYKERSETINTSAVKNSNEADHSEQKLADVCSLMAETNRYEVLDLKRKILSNLKELTWKNPTIAPEYLSLFHFEEEEDSIGELVLKDPPSIVPQTRPLHQWAATYNGEERVSQILKQLSLQTSIKQGRWVKKTEVSDQLVNACYVGVFANNKIVASDYDNNTIVTFFPLRKGKRQFQVALNYVRFQGLIVNRNDKLIALENTSVNVYGDDLCVKFTPGTKLNIKPVGIAVSKDNIIAVSYEGTGKISLHKLDGTFIKLLKAKGVHRYLTFHNNNVIYTRTKPWSQSLVSIDCSTGKKVFTVDIDNNDNSNTDPTGVCCDNDGSIYVASHRHTGEIHHFGPNGEHMGLAIKGCGNARNILITPGDELVVAAGDTINIYHRVPDS, encoded by the coding sequence ATGGCAACCGGTGGCATCACAGTTGAATCTGTTTGTGGGAAGATCAGCAGCGATCATCTTGAATGTGCAGTCTGTTCAGACAACTTTAAGAATCCTAAAGTTCTGGACTGTCTGCACACATTTTGTCTCAAATGCCTCCGCGAGATGAGAACACGGCAAGATCCTAAAAACAAGAAGCTCATCTGTCCGGTATGTAAAAAAGAAACCAATTTGGAGAAGATCGAAGTAGAAGATCTGCCTCATAATTTCACTCTAGATGCTTTAGTGGATGAGCTTTATGTACATCAGAAGCTTCTGGGAACTGAACCATCGCAAGTCACATGTCAGTCATGTGAGGAAGAAGATCAGACAGCCGTTTCAAGATGTATGGATTGTGACCACTTTCTATGCCAGGATTGCCAACAAGCTCATGGTCGTTTAGCCGTTACGAGATCTCACACTACCTACACACTTGATCAGTTTCGTTCTGGAGAGATCGTCTACAAAAGTAAACTGAGAGAACACATTCCAAAATGCCAGAAGCACGTAGACCAGAGTCTAAGCATTTACTGCAGTACCTGTGAGCAGATGACATGCACTACCTGTAGTGTACTAAATCATAGGCAACATGCCCTCGTTATCATACCCGAAGCCTATGACAGCTTCAAACAACAAGTGGCAGATCTGGTTTCAAAGGTGAAGAATAAGATCAAAGAGCTCCAGGATGCCAAAGACACAGCAAACATGTTGCAGAAGAAGTTGGACACATCATTTGCTGAAACTACGAAGAGGATTTCCCAAAAAGCCAACGATGTGGTTGCAAAGCTCATAGATGAAGAGAAGAAGTTGACGCAAGAGACAGAGAAGATTTACAAAGAAAGGTCCGAGACAATTAACACTTCTGCCGTTAAAAACAGCAACGAAGCAGACCACTCGGAGCAGAAGCTAGCTGATGTGTGCAGTCTAATGGCTGAAACAAACCGCTACGAGGTGCTAGACCTCAAGCGGAAAATATTGTCTAATCTCAAAGAACTAACATGGAAAAACCCAACAATCGCACCTGAATATCTGTCACTTTTTCATTTTGAGGAGGAAGAAGATTCCATTGGGGAACTGGTTTTGAAAGACCCACCGAGTATCGTGCCTCAAACTCGGCCCTTACACCAGTGGGCTGCAACTTATAATGGAGAGGAGCGGGTATCACAAATCCTGAAACAATTGTCTCTTCAGACGAGTATCAAACAAGGGCGGTGGGTAAAAAAGACAGAAGTATCGGACCAACTGGTCAATGCATGCTATGTTGGAGtttttgcaaacaataaaattgTTGCTTCCGATTATGACAACAACACAATCGTAACCTTTTTTCCGTTGCGTAAGGGCAAGCGTCAATTCCAAGTCGCCTTAAATTACGTACGTTTTCAGGGGTTAATAGTGAACAGGAATGACAAGCTCATAGCTCTTGAAAATACCTCAGTGAATGTGTATGGTGATGATTTGTGTGTTAAGTTCACACCAGGTACAAAACTAAACATCAAACCAGTAGGTATTGCAGTAAGTAAAGATAACATAATAGCAGTGAGCTACGAAGGCACTGGGAAAATCTCTTTACACAAACTAGATGGCACCTTCATCAAACTACTAAAGGCTAAAGGCGTTCATAGATATTTGACTTTCCACAACAATAACGTTATTTACACCCGTACAAAACCATGGTCTCAATCACTGGTATCGATAGATTGCTCTACTGGTAAAAAGGTGTTTACAGTCGACATTGATAACAACGACAACAGTAATACTGACCCAACTGGTGTCTGTTGTGACAATGATGGAAGCATCTACGTAGCATCACACAGACACACTGGGGAGATTCACCATTTCGGTCCCAATGGTGAACACATGGGGCTTGCCATCAAAGGGTGTGGTAACGCGAGAAATATTCTCATCACACCAGGCGACGAGTTAGTGGTAGCTGCAGGAGACACGATTAACATATATCATCGTGTGCCAGACAGTTAA